Proteins encoded by one window of Bubalus bubalis isolate 160015118507 breed Murrah chromosome 4, NDDB_SH_1, whole genome shotgun sequence:
- the LOC102408861 gene encoding keratin, type II cuticular Hb1: protein MCEEIKATVQKHMQDLRHSKEELNRLNQAIQRLTVEVDGTKSQACEPERGKDPAALQEERASGSAKGKLVWLEAALQKAKQDMVRQLREYQELMIVKLGLELEIAIYRKLLEGEESRLDLGFGAGNITSLRSALGSAPTGLPGSASGPEALRPPRAGPSAVETSAPGGVCALCGSPGCVGGLRCSGSRRC, encoded by the exons ATG TGCGAGGAGATAAAGGCAACAGTGCAGAAACACATGCAGGACCTGCGACACAGTAAGGAGGAGCTAAACAGGCTGAACCAGGCCATCCAGCGGCTGACAGTGGAGGTGGACGGCACCAAGAGCCAG GCCTGTGAACCAGAGAGAGGCAAGGACCCAGCCGCTCTGCAGGAGGAAAGGGCCTCAGGAAGCGCCAAGGGCAAGCTGGTCTGGCTGGAAGCTGCCCTGCAGAAGGCCAAGCAGGACATGGTGCGGCAGCTGCGTGAGTACCAGGAGCTCATGATCGTCAAGCTGGGCCTGGAGCTCGAGATCGCCATCTACAGGAAGCTGCTGGAGGGTGAGGAGAGCAG GCTTGATctgggatttggggcaggaaatATCA CCTCTCTCCGCTCAGCCCTGGGAAGTGCTCCCACCGGCCTGCCGGGCTCAGCCTCGGGCCCTGAGGCACTGCGGCCGCCCAGAGCGGGTCCCAGCGCCGTGGAGACGAGCGCCCCTGGCGGCGTCTGTGCGCTCTGCGGCTCCCCCGGCTGTGTCGGGGGTTTACGCTGCAGCGGCTCACGCAGATGCTGA